Proteins from a genomic interval of Bdellovibrio sp. GT3:
- a CDS encoding ExbD/TolR family protein — MARRRGFELKKQSSTFTLNITSMTDMFTILLVFLLQSYSTSTVEITPENGLRLPTSATTANPVEAVKISLSKDSLKIDKDKIADVKDTEFLPQDLEATDSNFIKPLFAKLDHLAKNSTEKEKWVKEGKILLQADRDLPYATLRKVMYTASMAGFPQLKLVTMVGE, encoded by the coding sequence CACTGAACATCACCTCGATGACGGATATGTTTACCATCCTCTTGGTGTTCCTATTACAAAGTTATTCGACTTCAACTGTAGAGATCACTCCGGAAAACGGGTTGCGCCTGCCGACTTCGGCAACAACGGCAAATCCCGTGGAAGCGGTGAAAATCTCTCTCTCCAAGGATTCGTTGAAAATCGACAAGGACAAGATCGCTGATGTGAAGGACACAGAATTCCTTCCGCAGGACCTTGAGGCCACAGATTCGAACTTTATTAAGCCATTGTTCGCAAAACTGGACCATCTTGCGAAAAATTCAACCGAAAAGGAGAAGTGGGTGAAAGAAGGCAAAATTCTTTTGCAGGCAGATCGTGACCTACCTTATGCGACTCTTCGCAAAGTTATGTACACTGCTTCAATGGCCGGCTTTCCTCAGTTGAAATTGGTGACCATGGTCGGAGAATAA